One Desulfovibrio sp. genomic window carries:
- the thiF gene encoding sulfur carrier protein ThiS adenylyltransferase ThiF — MHNALHTGLARYLSPEQIDALSSARVGIAGAGGLGSNAALMLARSGIGNMLVVDDDVVDASNLNRQQYWPRHVGRPKVEALAELLLELNPAIQVETRRMRMDQHNIGTLLPACPIWVEAFDGPDDKTLLVETALLGGYRIASASGMGGWGGKAMGKRHLGNLVLVGDFSTDVMLAPPLAPRVTEAAALLADAVLEMVLGAHAPD, encoded by the coding sequence ATGCATAATGCGCTTCATACCGGGCTTGCCCGCTACCTTAGTCCGGAACAGATAGACGCCCTGAGTTCGGCACGCGTGGGCATAGCCGGTGCAGGCGGGCTGGGCTCCAACGCGGCGCTCATGCTGGCCCGCAGCGGCATTGGCAATATGCTGGTGGTGGACGACGATGTGGTGGACGCCTCGAATCTCAACCGCCAGCAGTACTGGCCCCGGCATGTGGGCCGCCCCAAGGTGGAGGCTCTGGCCGAACTGCTGCTGGAGCTGAATCCGGCCATCCAGGTGGAAACCCGCCGCATGCGCATGGACCAGCACAACATCGGCACCCTGCTGCCCGCCTGCCCCATCTGGGTAGAGGCTTTCGACGGCCCGGACGACAAAACCCTGCTGGTGGAAACAGCCCTGCTGGGCGGCTACCGCATCGCCAGCGCCTCGGGCATGGGAGGCTGGGGCGGCAAGGCCATGGGCAAGCGGCACCTGGGCAATCTGGTGCTGGTGGGCGACTTCAGCACCGATGTGATGCTGGCCCCTCCACTGGCCCCGCGCGTTACCGAGGCGGCGGCCCTGCTGGCCGACGCCGTGCTCGAAATGGTGCTGGGCGCGCACGCCCCAGACTAG
- the thiH gene encoding 2-iminoacetate synthase ThiH — METFQEYLQAWPAERRAAAAANATEADVLAALQKEILQPADFLALLSPAAAPHLESMAQRARDLTLRFFGRAVNIFTPLYISDVCTNQCRYCGFNAKNKQPRRHLSIDEAAAEADVIADKGFQHILLLTGDARHLSSPQYIADAARRIKPRFASVGVEVYSLTTDEYRLLVDAGVDSMTMFQETYNPDLYAWLHPVGPKHDYGFRLNAPQRAAEGGIRSIGVGALLGLESFEQDAFATGLHAWWLQRHYPGVDMSVSIPRICPHEGSFDVQYAVDDRQLVQYVTAMRCFLPRAGITCSSRESAFMRDHLVPIGVTRVSAGVSTAVGGRATEDLHNPGQFEITDCRSLEEMAASLAGIGYQAVLKDWEDPVAV, encoded by the coding sequence ATGGAAACCTTTCAGGAATATCTGCAAGCATGGCCCGCAGAACGCAGGGCCGCGGCCGCCGCAAATGCTACAGAGGCGGACGTGCTGGCTGCATTGCAAAAAGAAATTCTGCAACCGGCCGACTTTCTCGCCCTGCTCTCGCCTGCGGCAGCCCCGCACCTTGAGTCCATGGCCCAGCGTGCGCGCGACCTGACCCTGCGTTTTTTTGGCAGGGCCGTGAATATCTTTACCCCGCTCTATATATCGGATGTCTGCACCAACCAGTGCCGGTACTGCGGCTTTAACGCCAAAAACAAACAGCCCCGCCGTCACCTGAGCATTGACGAAGCCGCCGCAGAAGCGGACGTGATCGCCGACAAGGGCTTTCAGCACATTTTGCTGCTCACCGGAGATGCCCGGCATCTGTCCTCGCCGCAGTACATTGCCGACGCGGCCCGCCGCATCAAGCCGCGCTTTGCCTCGGTGGGGGTTGAAGTCTACTCGCTCACCACAGACGAATACAGGCTGCTGGTCGATGCCGGGGTGGACAGTATGACCATGTTTCAGGAGACATATAATCCCGACTTGTACGCGTGGCTGCACCCCGTGGGGCCCAAGCACGACTACGGTTTCAGGCTCAATGCGCCCCAGCGCGCCGCAGAGGGCGGCATACGTTCCATTGGCGTGGGTGCGCTGCTGGGTCTGGAATCGTTCGAGCAGGATGCCTTTGCCACGGGCCTGCACGCATGGTGGCTGCAACGCCACTACCCCGGTGTGGACATGAGCGTTTCCATACCGCGCATCTGCCCGCACGAGGGCAGCTTTGACGTACAGTACGCCGTGGACGACCGTCAGCTGGTGCAGTACGTTACGGCCATGCGCTGCTTTTTGCCGCGCGCGGGCATCACCTGCTCCAGCCGCGAGAGCGCCTTTATGCGCGACCATCTCGTACCGATCGGCGTTACCCGCGTTTCAGCAGGTGTATCCACCGCCGTGGGTGGCCGCGCCACAGAAGATCTGCACAATCCCGGCCAATTTGAAATCACTGACTGCCGCAGCCTTGAAGAAATGGCCGCTTCCCTTGCTGGCATTGGCTATCAGGCCGTGCTCAAGGACTGGGAAGACCCCGTCGCCGTATAA
- a CDS encoding thiazole synthase: protein MNNDPFILGGVTLASRLFIGTGKYGADSLIPAVAEASGAEVITVAMRRVGKQQDTQGIMGHIPPHMRLLPNTSGARTADEAVRLARLAHAAGCGDWIKIEVISDTRHLLPDGYETAKATEILAKEGFTVLPYINPDLYVARACAEAGAAAIMPLGAPIGTNRGLRTREMVGILIEEIDLPIIVDAGIGRPSQACEAMEMGAAACLVNTAIASSSDPVSMARAFGAAVRAGRDAWLAGPGAVKAQGQGAEASSPLTGFLR, encoded by the coding sequence ATGAACAACGATCCTTTCATTCTTGGCGGCGTTACCCTTGCAAGCCGCCTCTTTATAGGTACGGGCAAATACGGCGCTGACAGCCTCATCCCCGCCGTGGCTGAGGCCAGCGGCGCCGAGGTTATTACCGTGGCCATGCGCCGCGTGGGCAAGCAGCAGGATACCCAGGGCATTATGGGGCATATTCCCCCGCATATGCGGCTTTTGCCCAACACCTCTGGTGCCAGAACCGCCGACGAGGCCGTGCGGCTGGCCCGGCTGGCCCACGCCGCCGGTTGCGGCGACTGGATCAAGATCGAGGTTATTTCCGACACCCGCCACCTGCTGCCCGATGGCTACGAAACCGCCAAAGCAACAGAAATTCTGGCAAAAGAGGGCTTTACCGTTCTGCCCTACATCAACCCCGACCTCTACGTGGCCCGCGCATGTGCAGAGGCTGGCGCGGCGGCAATTATGCCGCTTGGTGCGCCCATTGGAACCAACCGGGGCCTGCGCACCAGAGAAATGGTGGGCATTCTGATTGAAGAAATTGACCTGCCCATTATCGTGGATGCTGGCATCGGCCGTCCTTCGCAGGCCTGCGAAGCCATGGAAATGGGCGCTGCGGCCTGTCTTGTGAACACGGCCATCGCTTCTTCAAGCGATCCCGTCAGCATGGCCCGCGCCTTTGGTGCTGCGGTTCGCGCCGGGCGCGATGCATGGCTTGCCGGGCCGGGAGCCGTCAAGGCACAGGGCCAGGGGGCAGAGGCTTCCTCGCCGCTGACGGGATTTCTCCGCTAG
- the thiS gene encoding sulfur carrier protein ThiS, whose product MDVTINGETESFAAACSVADLLAARGHDTKRVVVERNGEILPREHFSQTMLCEADCLEIVHFVGGG is encoded by the coding sequence ATGGATGTCACAATCAACGGGGAAACCGAATCCTTCGCCGCAGCATGCAGCGTGGCCGATCTGCTGGCCGCACGCGGGCATGACACCAAAAGGGTGGTGGTTGAACGCAATGGAGAAATTCTGCCCCGCGAGCATTTTTCCCAAACCATGCTCTGCGAGGCCGACTGTCTGGAAATCGTGCACTTCGTGGGCGGCGGCTAG
- a CDS encoding carbon starvation protein A, whose translation MESLEHINALTLVFAALCIFAIAYRVYGIFLANKVLRLDAGRITPAVRFADGHDYVKTNEFVLYGHHFAAIAAAGPLVGPVLAAQFGYLPGALWILIGCVLGGAVHDMVVLFASVRHKGQSLSAIAQREVGPVTGTVAGIAVLCILILTLAGLSLACISAMHNAPWSLFIVVITMPIAMLMGLIMRFKQNSVMLASLVGLVLLVVGILSGHDLMQKDVLGWAFDWNRDTVALAIAGYGFLASVLPVWFLLVPRDYLSTYLKIGTILMLAVGIIFVQPTLLMPTITPFINGGGPVIGGPALPFIFITIACGAMSGFHAIIGTGTTPKMIGNERDILFVGYGAMLTEGFVAIMALIAACTLMPGDYFAINSTPDKFSSLIAAHPALNTVDLGFFEEKIGLNLHARPGGAVSLAVGMAHIFHKIPYMDHLMAYWYNFAVMFEAVFILTAIDAGTRVGRFFLQEMLGKVYAPFGDKNWTPGVYITSFIFTSMWGYLMYTGNISNIWPLFGLSNQLLAGCALIVCTSMLLRMNRGKLSLVTAIPGVFLTAVTFWAGYLQVTKTYIPGGKYLLAFLACLVMVLMVFVLVGTIRRWLELMNTKGTVNDAYGEPVRALAEE comes from the coding sequence ATGGAAAGTTTAGAGCATATCAATGCCCTAACGCTTGTATTTGCGGCATTGTGCATATTTGCCATCGCCTACCGCGTGTACGGCATTTTTTTGGCAAACAAGGTGCTGCGCCTCGATGCAGGCCGCATTACCCCGGCCGTGCGTTTCGCTGACGGCCACGACTATGTTAAAACCAACGAATTTGTGCTTTACGGCCACCACTTTGCCGCCATCGCGGCTGCTGGCCCGCTGGTTGGCCCTGTGCTTGCGGCGCAGTTTGGCTACCTGCCCGGTGCCCTGTGGATTCTGATCGGCTGCGTGCTTGGCGGCGCCGTGCATGACATGGTGGTGCTGTTTGCCTCTGTGCGCCACAAAGGGCAGAGCCTTTCGGCCATTGCCCAGCGTGAAGTGGGCCCCGTTACGGGTACCGTGGCGGGCATCGCCGTATTGTGTATTCTTATTCTGACCCTGGCCGGTCTTTCGCTGGCCTGCATCAGCGCCATGCACAATGCGCCCTGGTCGTTGTTTATCGTGGTCATCACCATGCCCATCGCCATGCTCATGGGCCTGATCATGCGTTTCAAGCAGAACAGCGTCATGCTGGCCAGCCTTGTGGGTCTGGTGCTGCTGGTGGTCGGTATTCTGAGCGGTCACGACCTCATGCAGAAGGACGTGCTGGGTTGGGCCTTTGACTGGAACCGCGACACCGTGGCCCTGGCCATTGCCGGTTACGGCTTCCTGGCCTCCGTGCTGCCCGTGTGGTTCCTGCTGGTTCCCCGCGACTATCTTTCCACCTACCTCAAGATCGGCACGATCCTCATGCTGGCCGTGGGCATCATCTTTGTGCAGCCCACCCTGCTCATGCCCACCATCACGCCCTTCATCAACGGCGGTGGCCCTGTGATCGGCGGCCCGGCTCTGCCCTTTATCTTTATTACCATTGCCTGCGGCGCCATGTCTGGCTTCCATGCCATTATCGGCACGGGTACCACGCCTAAAATGATCGGCAACGAACGCGACATTCTGTTTGTCGGTTACGGCGCCATGCTTACCGAAGGCTTTGTGGCCATCATGGCCCTTATCGCCGCCTGCACCCTGATGCCCGGCGACTACTTTGCCATCAACTCCACTCCCGACAAGTTCAGCTCGCTGATCGCTGCTCACCCGGCGCTGAACACCGTTGACCTGGGCTTCTTTGAAGAAAAGATCGGCCTGAACCTGCACGCCCGCCCCGGCGGCGCTGTTTCTCTGGCCGTGGGTATGGCCCACATCTTCCACAAGATCCCCTACATGGATCACCTGATGGCCTACTGGTACAACTTTGCCGTCATGTTTGAAGCCGTCTTCATCCTGACCGCAATCGACGCCGGTACCCGCGTGGGCCGATTCTTCCTGCAGGAAATGCTGGGCAAGGTTTACGCGCCCTTTGGCGACAAGAACTGGACCCCCGGCGTGTACATCACCAGCTTTATCTTCACGTCCATGTGGGGCTATCTGATGTACACCGGCAACATCAGCAACATCTGGCCCCTGTTTGGTCTGAGCAACCAGCTGCTGGCAGGCTGCGCACTCATCGTGTGCACCTCCATGCTGCTGCGCATGAACCGTGGCAAGCTCAGCCTTGTTACGGCTATCCCCGGCGTGTTCCTGACCGCCGTGACCTTCTGGGCTGGCTATCTGCAGGTTACCAAGACCTACATCCCCGGCGGCAAGTACTTGCTTGCCTTCCTGGCCTGCCTGGTCATGGTGCTGATGGTCTTCGTGCTCGTGGGCACCATCCGTCGCTGGCTTGAGCTCATGAACACCAAGGGCACGGTCAACGACGCCTACGGTGAACCCGTGCGCGCCCTGGCCGAAGAATAA
- a CDS encoding DVU0298 family protein — MARMRSAKQKLKECLTGPQWRDHLDEIAQDGLENIGPLFSFLLLGPLTMHRAAVALGQITARLAQEQPETAKNIIRRLMWHLNEESGNIGWGIPEAFAEILAASEPLAKDFHRILISYVIDLGRDDNYCDNDTLRRSCYWAIGRLAQARPQLCLTARQWLLKGLEDEDMVCRGMSAWALAQLPRDLMDAPALRRLADSGNSAPCELFDGDDVYEKTASQIAAEALEGNQK; from the coding sequence ATGGCTCGCATGCGTTCAGCAAAACAAAAGCTCAAGGAATGTCTGACCGGCCCCCAGTGGCGCGATCACCTTGACGAAATAGCCCAGGACGGCCTCGAAAACATAGGCCCGCTTTTTTCCTTTCTGCTGCTCGGCCCGCTCACCATGCACCGAGCCGCAGTTGCCCTTGGGCAGATAACGGCCCGGCTGGCACAGGAACAGCCGGAAACTGCAAAAAACATCATCCGCCGCCTCATGTGGCACCTCAACGAAGAATCCGGCAATATCGGCTGGGGCATACCCGAAGCCTTTGCAGAAATTCTGGCCGCCAGCGAACCTCTGGCCAAGGATTTTCACCGTATTCTCATCAGCTACGTCATTGATCTTGGCCGCGACGACAACTACTGCGACAACGACACCCTGCGCCGCTCGTGCTACTGGGCCATTGGCCGTCTTGCGCAGGCCCGCCCGCAACTGTGCCTTACTGCCCGGCAGTGGCTTCTCAAGGGGCTGGAAGACGAGGATATGGTCTGCAGGGGCATGTCCGCCTGGGCGCTAGCCCAGCTGCCCCGCGACCTCATGGATGCGCCCGCCCTGCGTCGGCTGGCCGATTCTGGCAACTCAGCGCCCTGTGAACTGTTTGACGGTGACGATGTGTACGAAAAAACCGCCAGCCAGATTGCTGCCGAGGCTCTGGAAGGCAACCAGAAATAA
- a CDS encoding lysine exporter LysO family protein has translation MKGSLIILFFFCSGVLLARLDLIPSYLIEHDCTVYALWLLMLLVGISIGSDRRLGEILRTLRPRVLLLPMATTVGTFAGTALASLFLAYSVSECMAVGAGFAYYSLSSIFISQYKGAELGTIALISNIARELITLLLTPLLAKKFGPLIPISCGGASTMDTTLPVITRYCGKEWIFVSIVHAMVLDFSVPFWVIFFCTL, from the coding sequence ATGAAGGGCAGCCTCATCATTCTGTTTTTCTTCTGTTCCGGCGTATTGCTGGCCCGGCTGGACCTGATACCGTCCTATCTGATTGAACACGACTGCACGGTGTACGCCCTGTGGCTGCTCATGCTGCTGGTGGGTATTTCCATCGGCTCAGACCGCAGGCTCGGCGAAATTTTGCGCACCCTGCGCCCCCGCGTGCTGTTGCTGCCCATGGCCACAACAGTGGGGACATTTGCCGGCACAGCCCTTGCGAGCCTGTTTCTGGCGTACAGCGTGAGTGAATGCATGGCTGTGGGGGCGGGATTTGCCTACTACTCGCTGTCGTCCATCTTCATTTCGCAGTACAAGGGGGCAGAGCTTGGCACCATTGCGCTTATCAGCAATATCGCCCGCGAGCTCATTACCCTGCTGCTTACGCCGCTGCTGGCAAAAAAATTTGGGCCGCTCATACCCATCAGCTGTGGTGGCGCGTCTACCATGGATACAACCTTGCCTGTGATTACGCGCTATTGCGGCAAGGAGTGGATTTTTGTTTCCATTGTGCATGCCATGGTACTCGATTTCAGTGTGCCCTTCTGGGTGATTTTCTTCTGTACGCTGTAG
- a CDS encoding LysO family transporter, translating to MFIALGLTFLGMALGFLLRGQPWITWLTRCVTPAIMLLLFALGISVGSNELLMQSLPRLGGAALALTVAGILGSFVCVGLISRFFPKSPTPAPLAGKPDAAANVRPENRA from the coding sequence ATGTTTATCGCGCTTGGACTCACATTTCTTGGCATGGCCCTTGGTTTTCTGCTGCGCGGCCAGCCATGGATCACCTGGCTGACCCGCTGTGTAACCCCCGCCATCATGCTGCTGCTCTTTGCCTTGGGCATTTCTGTGGGCAGCAATGAACTGCTCATGCAGTCCCTGCCCCGCCTGGGCGGCGCGGCCCTTGCGCTGACAGTTGCGGGCATATTGGGCTCCTTTGTGTGCGTAGGCCTCATAAGCCGCTTTTTTCCCAAATCGCCCACGCCCGCGCCGCTTGCGGGTAAACCTGATGCCGCTGCCAACGTCAGGCCGGAGAACAGGGCATGA
- the coaBC gene encoding bifunctional phosphopantothenoylcysteine decarboxylase/phosphopantothenate--cysteine ligase CoaBC: MSEAKSGLNTPFDQSTRFERKRLHLGVCGSVACYRAADLLRAWTGMGMHVSATLTPGARRFVTPLLFESLGAAPVYEDMFSPGQDVFSHLEPGQHAQALVVAPASADALFRLAHGAAGDMLAAQALAFDGPMVIAPAMNPRMWNNPATQANIDILRQRGARIVTPACGGTACGEQGEGRLAPLHDIFLASLRALSPQDMAGKRVMVTLGPTREAWDGVRFWSNPSTGLMGAALGVAAWLRGAEVAVVCGPGVRTRLPREITRVDVVSARDMFEAASDLWPGMDMGMFTAAVADFSPKPFGARKFKKADAPDGLTVSFTPNPDILHTLSHGRKPGQKVLGFAAETAADMQALLPLAHAKRQRKNADVLAANRVNTTDSGFGAATNSMAVVDATGHEEIWPNQSKADVAWELCSWLLRS, encoded by the coding sequence ATGAGCGAAGCCAAAAGTGGACTGAACACTCCCTTTGACCAGAGCACCCGTTTTGAACGCAAGCGGCTGCACCTTGGCGTATGCGGCTCTGTGGCCTGCTACAGGGCTGCCGACCTGCTGCGCGCATGGACAGGCATGGGCATGCACGTTTCCGCCACGCTCACGCCTGGCGCGCGACGTTTTGTAACCCCTCTGCTGTTCGAGTCGCTGGGCGCGGCCCCCGTGTACGAAGACATGTTTTCGCCGGGGCAGGATGTTTTTTCACATCTGGAACCGGGGCAGCACGCCCAGGCACTTGTGGTGGCCCCGGCCTCGGCCGACGCACTGTTCCGTCTGGCACACGGCGCGGCTGGCGATATGCTGGCCGCACAGGCTCTGGCCTTTGACGGCCCCATGGTTATCGCCCCTGCCATGAACCCCCGCATGTGGAACAACCCCGCAACTCAGGCCAACATTGACATTTTGCGCCAGCGCGGCGCGCGCATTGTTACCCCCGCCTGCGGCGGCACGGCATGCGGCGAGCAGGGCGAGGGCCGTCTTGCGCCCCTGCACGACATTTTTCTTGCTTCGCTGCGTGCACTTTCACCGCAGGATATGGCGGGCAAACGCGTCATGGTCACCCTTGGCCCCACCCGCGAGGCCTGGGACGGCGTGCGCTTCTGGTCCAACCCCTCCACGGGCCTCATGGGCGCGGCCCTTGGCGTGGCCGCGTGGCTGCGCGGCGCAGAGGTAGCCGTAGTCTGCGGCCCCGGCGTGCGTACACGCCTGCCCCGCGAGATTACGCGTGTTGACGTGGTGAGCGCGCGCGACATGTTTGAAGCGGCATCCGACCTTTGGCCCGGCATGGACATGGGCATGTTTACCGCTGCGGTGGCGGATTTTTCGCCCAAGCCTTTTGGTGCGCGCAAGTTCAAGAAAGCCGACGCGCCCGACGGACTCACCGTATCGTTTACGCCCAACCCGGACATTCTGCACACGCTTTCGCATGGCCGCAAACCCGGCCAGAAAGTGCTGGGCTTTGCCGCTGAAACCGCCGCCGACATGCAGGCCCTGCTGCCGCTGGCCCACGCCAAACGGCAGCGCAAAAATGCTGATGTGCTGGCCGCCAACCGCGTCAACACAACCGACAGTGGCTTTGGCGCGGCTACCAATTCCATGGCGGTGGTGGACGCCACCGGGCATGAGGAAATCTGGCCCAACCAAAGCAAGGCCGACGTGGCCTGGGAACTGTGCTCATGGCTTTTGCGCTCGTAA
- the queA gene encoding tRNA preQ1(34) S-adenosylmethionine ribosyltransferase-isomerase QueA, with amino-acid sequence MPTEEADFLLESYNFELPESQIAQFPPEERGASRLLVMPREGALELEHHQFCDLPDCLPEGALLVANNSRVLQARLLGTRSTGGKVEFLLLTPLPLVLERARPDKLGGTSAEVEGLIRSGGSIRDGERLEFGAGISVTVLESGEFGHRRVRLAWDGDLSKAFAATGHIPLPPYIKRTDAEEDLSRYQTIYSREDKTGSVAAPTAGLHFTPEMRETLKARGFQWADVTLYVGYGTFSPVRSADIRGHRMHREYVEMPEATALAIAEAKREGRPVIAVGTTSLRCMEGVAELCGRVQPFTGWTDIFLYPGRRLRVVDALLTNFHLPESSLIMLVSALAGRKRVLAAYAEAVSRGYRFFSYGDAMLIR; translated from the coding sequence ATGCCCACTGAGGAAGCGGATTTTCTTCTCGAAAGTTATAATTTTGAATTGCCCGAATCGCAGATAGCCCAGTTCCCACCCGAGGAACGCGGGGCTTCTCGTCTGCTGGTCATGCCCCGCGAGGGCGCGCTCGAGCTTGAGCACCACCAGTTCTGCGATCTGCCAGACTGCCTGCCCGAGGGGGCGCTGCTGGTAGCCAACAATTCGCGTGTATTGCAGGCGCGTCTGCTTGGCACGCGCTCTACCGGTGGCAAGGTAGAGTTTCTGCTGCTTACGCCGTTGCCGTTGGTGCTTGAACGTGCGCGGCCCGACAAACTTGGCGGTACAAGCGCCGAGGTTGAGGGGCTCATACGCTCTGGCGGCAGCATTCGTGACGGCGAACGCCTTGAATTTGGCGCGGGTATTAGCGTAACCGTGCTGGAATCGGGCGAATTTGGTCACCGGCGCGTACGGCTGGCTTGGGACGGGGATCTTTCCAAGGCCTTTGCGGCCACCGGGCACATTCCCCTGCCTCCCTACATCAAGCGTACTGATGCGGAAGAAGATCTGAGCCGCTACCAGACCATCTACTCCCGCGAGGACAAGACAGGCTCTGTGGCCGCGCCCACGGCCGGTCTGCACTTTACCCCTGAAATGCGCGAAACCCTCAAAGCCAGAGGCTTTCAGTGGGCCGACGTAACCCTCTATGTGGGCTACGGTACCTTCAGCCCTGTGCGCAGTGCCGACATACGCGGCCACCGCATGCACAGGGAATACGTGGAAATGCCCGAAGCAACGGCCCTGGCCATTGCCGAGGCCAAGCGTGAAGGGCGGCCCGTGATTGCCGTAGGAACCACAAGCCTGCGCTGCATGGAAGGTGTGGCCGAGCTGTGTGGCAGGGTTCAGCCCTTTACCGGCTGGACAGACATCTTTTTGTACCCTGGCAGGCGCCTCCGTGTAGTGGATGCCCTGTTGACCAATTTCCACTTGCCTGAATCTTCCCTGATCATGCTGGTTTCTGCCCTGGCTGGGCGCAAGCGTGTGCTTGCGGCATATGCCGAGGCCGTGAGCAGGGGATACCGGTTCTTCTCATATGGCGATGCCATGCTTATTCGCTGA
- a CDS encoding ferredoxin family protein, which translates to MSRVVFLEERCKGCRLCVEVCPVHILKPSGRFNRHGYEVMEMDGQCTGCASCAVMCPDVAIRVFKSAKTKGGKA; encoded by the coding sequence ATGTCGAGAGTTGTATTTTTGGAAGAGCGCTGCAAGGGCTGCCGCCTGTGTGTGGAAGTCTGCCCGGTGCACATCCTGAAACCTTCGGGCCGGTTCAACCGTCACGGTTATGAAGTGATGGAAATGGACGGCCAATGTACGGGCTGCGCTTCGTGCGCGGTCATGTGTCCCGATGTGGCCATACGCGTGTTCAAAAGCGCGAAAACCAAGGGGGGCAAGGCATGA
- the vorB gene encoding 3-methyl-2-oxobutanoate dehydrogenase subunit VorB, with translation MSAATERVLIKGNEAVAFGAIDAGCRCYFGYPITPQNEVPEALSTLLPEAGGQFVQAESEVGAINMVLGAAASGVPALTSSSSCGISLMQEGISYMAGSQIPGVIVNMQRGGPGLGDIGPSQGDYFQAVKGGGHGDHRNLVLAPSTAQECYDFMFRAFALAFKYANPVMVLGDAIVGQIKEPVRRVPPRDAVPAEDLATLAAPWRMEGFGRRGPGAQPRLLKSVYLAEGALAERNRMLMRKYESMKADCAFECVDTDDAELIVVAFGSIARIARSAIRQLRAEGHKIGLFRPITLFPFPEEALCALAPGRRFLVMEQNTGQMVEDVRLSLFGQPGVSPASVLWHGVMPGLFIGADALRDPMLQALKEK, from the coding sequence ATGAGCGCTGCAACAGAACGTGTGCTCATAAAGGGCAACGAAGCCGTGGCCTTTGGTGCCATTGATGCGGGCTGCCGCTGCTATTTCGGTTACCCCATCACCCCGCAGAACGAAGTGCCCGAAGCGCTTTCAACCCTTCTGCCTGAGGCGGGTGGCCAGTTTGTGCAGGCCGAAAGCGAAGTGGGCGCCATCAATATGGTGCTGGGTGCTGCCGCCAGTGGCGTGCCCGCACTTACCTCGTCCTCCAGCTGCGGCATTTCGCTCATGCAGGAAGGCATCTCGTACATGGCGGGTAGCCAGATTCCCGGTGTGATCGTCAACATGCAGCGCGGTGGCCCCGGCCTTGGCGATATCGGCCCCTCGCAGGGCGATTATTTTCAGGCCGTCAAGGGCGGCGGGCACGGCGACCATCGCAATCTGGTACTGGCCCCCTCCACCGCTCAGGAATGCTACGACTTCATGTTCAGGGCCTTTGCCCTGGCGTTCAAATATGCCAACCCGGTCATGGTGCTGGGCGACGCCATTGTGGGGCAGATCAAGGAACCCGTGCGCCGCGTGCCACCCAGGGACGCCGTGCCCGCTGAAGATCTCGCCACCCTTGCTGCGCCGTGGCGCATGGAAGGCTTTGGCCGTCGAGGCCCCGGTGCCCAGCCCCGCCTGCTCAAGTCGGTGTATCTGGCTGAAGGCGCGCTGGCCGAGCGCAACCGCATGCTCATGCGCAAATACGAATCCATGAAGGCCGACTGTGCTTTTGAATGTGTGGATACCGACGATGCCGAACTGATCGTGGTGGCCTTTGGCTCCATCGCCCGTATCGCCCGCAGCGCCATACGCCAGCTGCGCGCAGAGGGTCACAAGATCGGCCTGTTCCGGCCCATCACCCTGTTCCCCTTCCCCGAAGAAGCCCTGTGCGCCCTTGCGCCCGGCAGGCGTTTTCTGGTTATGGAGCAGAACACGGGGCAGATGGTGGAAGATGTCCGCCTGTCCCTCTTCGGCCAGCCGGGCGTTTCGCCCGCATCCGTGCTGTGGCACGGCGTTATGCCGGGCCTGTTCATCGGTGCCGATGCCCTGCGCGACCCCATGCTTCAGGCCCTCAAGGAGAAATAA